A window of the Mesotoga prima MesG1.Ag.4.2 genome harbors these coding sequences:
- the kal gene encoding 3-aminobutyryl-CoA ammonia lyase, whose protein sequence is MMTKVMIRLRMSLNDAHYGGNLVDGARILQMFGDVATELLIRNDGDEGLFKAYDNIEFIAPVYAGDYIEATGEIISSGNTSRKMLFQAFKVVQTRPEINDSAAELLSEPVLVCRASGTCVVPKSRQRKRYE, encoded by the coding sequence ATGATGACAAAAGTCATGATCAGGTTGCGAATGAGTCTTAACGATGCTCACTATGGAGGCAACCTAGTTGACGGGGCAAGAATCCTTCAGATGTTTGGCGATGTCGCCACAGAACTTCTTATAAGAAACGATGGAGACGAGGGCTTATTCAAGGCCTATGATAATATCGAATTTATCGCGCCGGTTTATGCGGGAGATTACATTGAAGCCACAGGAGAGATTATTTCGTCCGGAAATACATCCAGAAAAATGTTGTTTCAGGCATTCAAGGTTGTACAGACCAGGCCTGAAATAAACGATTCTGCCGCAGAGTTACTGTCAGAACCAGTACTGGTATGCAGGGCAAGTGGGACATGCGTTGTCCCGAAAAGCAGACAGAGGAAGCGCTATGAATAA
- a CDS encoding mannose-1-phosphate guanylyltransferase, giving the protein MYVVRTLIMAGGIGERLWPVSVKKRPKQFHKFGSSKTMIEETIERMEKVTDEIIIITTREQFPLMQYYLPLFPGENVIFEPMRRNTAPAIALGSTRFSPDDIMVVVPADHVIRDEESFLKTLNKAIKYAESNDSLVTIGITPTYPYTGYGYIERGNAVDDNEEVYSVKKFHEKPDYETAQHYVQSGRFLWNSGIFVWKKSVFDLELSKNFPDLFSAISEISKRPEDIEKIYERLPKISIDYGLMERSSKVATVPASFYWNDIGSWDAVYDLLIKDKNGNAVEGEFSLKDVKNCLLINHTQKKLAVSGIEGFILVATSEGTLVCRRGESQDIKEIIK; this is encoded by the coding sequence ATGTATGTGGTAAGGACCTTGATAATGGCAGGCGGCATAGGTGAGAGGCTTTGGCCTGTAAGTGTTAAGAAAAGGCCAAAGCAGTTTCACAAGTTTGGTTCATCGAAGACAATGATTGAAGAGACTATTGAAAGAATGGAAAAGGTAACAGATGAGATAATCATTATAACAACAAGGGAGCAGTTTCCTTTGATGCAGTACTATCTACCGCTCTTCCCGGGAGAGAACGTAATCTTTGAGCCCATGAGAAGAAATACAGCTCCCGCAATAGCATTGGGCAGTACCAGATTTAGCCCTGATGACATCATGGTTGTCGTTCCCGCTGACCATGTTATAAGAGATGAAGAGAGTTTCCTCAAGACTCTGAATAAGGCAATCAAGTACGCCGAATCAAATGATTCGCTAGTTACGATAGGGATTACCCCCACTTATCCTTACACTGGTTATGGTTATATCGAGCGGGGGAATGCTGTTGATGATAATGAAGAAGTATATTCGGTAAAGAAGTTTCATGAAAAACCAGACTATGAAACTGCTCAGCATTATGTCCAATCCGGCAGATTTCTATGGAATTCCGGCATCTTTGTTTGGAAGAAGAGCGTTTTCGATTTGGAGCTCTCGAAGAACTTCCCGGATCTGTTTTCTGCAATTTCGGAGATTAGTAAGAGACCAGAAGACATAGAAAAGATCTACGAAAGGCTTCCAAAGATCTCAATTGATTATGGTTTGATGGAGAGGTCCTCAAAAGTAGCAACTGTACCGGCAAGTTTCTACTGGAACGATATTGGCTCGTGGGATGCAGTTTATGATTTGCTGATCAAAGACAAGAACGGGAATGCAGTCGAGGGGGAGTTTTCTCTAAAGGACGTGAAGAACTGCCTTTTGATAAATCATACCCAGAAGAAACTAGCCGTATCGGGAATTGAAGGCTTCATATTGGTAGCAACCAGTGAGGGAACGTTGGTTTGCAGACGAGGAGAGTCACAAGATATAAAGGAGATAATAAAGTAA
- the kce gene encoding 3-keto-5-aminohexanoate cleavage enzyme → MNKLIITAALTGAEVMKDQQPALPISPEEIADAAYDCFLSGASIVHIHARDSSGKPTQNLEVYREIKERIAEKCDLIFQPSTGGAVWHKVRERAQPLELNPEMATLSAGTCNFGEDVFFNSQDTMETFAQEMKARGIKPEIEVFERGMIENALKLLKKGLIDSPIHFDFVLGVPGACPGNIEDLIHMVRAIPQGSTWTVAGIGRNELVLATAAILLGGHVRVGFEDNIYYKKGELAISNAQLVERVVRISNELGRDVASPEEAREILGIRRKNQ, encoded by the coding sequence ATGAATAAACTCATAATTACTGCTGCATTAACGGGCGCAGAAGTAATGAAGGATCAGCAACCCGCTCTTCCGATTTCTCCTGAAGAGATCGCTGATGCAGCGTATGACTGCTTTCTGTCAGGAGCAAGTATTGTTCATATTCACGCTAGGGATTCTTCGGGGAAACCTACGCAGAATTTAGAAGTTTACCGAGAAATCAAGGAGAGAATCGCAGAGAAATGCGATTTGATCTTTCAGCCTTCAACTGGCGGAGCAGTGTGGCACAAAGTAAGAGAGAGGGCTCAGCCTCTAGAGCTCAATCCTGAGATGGCGACTCTTTCGGCAGGTACTTGTAACTTTGGTGAAGATGTTTTTTTCAATTCACAGGATACTATGGAAACTTTCGCACAGGAGATGAAAGCAAGAGGAATTAAACCTGAGATTGAAGTTTTCGAGAGGGGAATGATTGAAAACGCTTTGAAATTGCTTAAGAAGGGTTTGATAGATAGCCCCATACATTTTGATTTTGTCCTCGGTGTTCCTGGAGCTTGCCCCGGGAATATTGAAGATCTGATTCACATGGTGAGAGCAATTCCTCAAGGAAGCACGTGGACGGTGGCCGGAATTGGAAGGAACGAGCTTGTTCTGGCAACTGCCGCTATTCTCCTTGGAGGGCATGTTAGAGTTGGTTTCGAAGACAATATCTACTACAAGAAAGGTGAGCTGGCAATTTCGAACGCTCAACTAGTCGAGAGGGTTGTAAGAATTTCGAATGAACTGGGTAGGGACGTAGCCAGCCCCGAAGAAGCAAGAGAAATCCTTGGAATCAGGAGGAAGAATCAGTGA
- the kamC gene encoding lysine 5,6-aminomutase reactivase ATPase KamC, whose translation MKYLDCGFEYILSLIDPVTPMGREELRAMTFLKRDEDIEAFHKRQLEVNERKSQVESLKSILARVRDIRGTISNLSPGKILDDIELFEIKSFAYWSERLRSEIGECSSWMQLPDLSVVFSFLDPDDVGTESFYISDKLDNALAVVRKKLYRLQRNREEYDEASLNELIRLNFEIEEKVRADLSGKLITYREDLQSSATTIGKIDLIVALVEFNRKLGLSKPEISSGEYEFEELVNPELAASLNKSGRSFQPFSASFDRRSVIIGGNMTGKSVLLRTVALLQTMFQHGLFVPAKRAFIPVYDAIVYYSGDKQSFLDGLSSFAGEVDHLKKALEIIHMDIRGLFLFDEIGRNTNPVEGPAFLMASAEYLSRNQRCRTILTSHYEEALEIEGAKLFIIKGLDRERMRNEIGREISYYVDHSLVEIESNAAFPREAVTIARLMGLDREFVELIIRKLKESCE comes from the coding sequence TTGAAGTATTTGGATTGTGGATTTGAGTACATCCTCTCTCTCATTGATCCCGTTACTCCTATGGGCAGAGAGGAATTGCGCGCTATGACCTTCTTGAAAAGGGATGAGGATATAGAGGCTTTTCACAAGAGACAGCTTGAGGTGAACGAGAGAAAATCACAAGTAGAGTCCCTCAAGTCTATTCTAGCGAGGGTACGGGACATTAGGGGAACTATTTCAAATCTCTCCCCTGGGAAGATTCTCGACGATATTGAACTGTTTGAGATAAAGAGCTTCGCCTATTGGTCAGAAAGACTGAGAAGTGAGATTGGAGAGTGCAGTTCGTGGATGCAGCTTCCCGACCTGTCAGTTGTGTTTTCTTTTCTAGATCCCGACGATGTTGGAACAGAGAGTTTCTACATTTCTGACAAGTTAGATAATGCTCTCGCGGTTGTAAGAAAAAAGCTTTATAGACTTCAGAGAAATAGAGAAGAGTATGACGAAGCGAGTCTCAATGAACTTATCCGTCTGAATTTTGAAATCGAAGAGAAAGTAAGAGCTGATCTTTCCGGCAAGCTCATCACTTATCGAGAAGACCTTCAAAGCTCTGCAACAACAATCGGGAAGATTGACCTGATCGTAGCGCTAGTAGAGTTCAATAGGAAACTCGGTCTCAGTAAACCGGAAATCAGTTCGGGAGAATATGAATTTGAAGAACTGGTCAATCCTGAATTAGCTGCATCCCTTAACAAAAGCGGCAGGAGTTTTCAACCATTTAGCGCCAGTTTTGACAGAAGATCCGTTATTATCGGAGGCAACATGACCGGCAAATCGGTTCTTCTCAGAACTGTTGCTCTCCTTCAGACAATGTTTCAGCATGGACTTTTCGTGCCAGCGAAGAGAGCCTTTATTCCTGTATATGATGCGATTGTCTACTACAGTGGCGACAAACAGTCTTTTTTGGATGGGCTGTCATCGTTCGCCGGAGAAGTAGACCATCTGAAGAAGGCTCTAGAGATAATCCATATGGATATCAGAGGCCTGTTTTTGTTTGATGAAATAGGAAGGAATACAAACCCCGTAGAAGGTCCGGCATTTCTTATGGCTTCGGCAGAGTATCTTAGTCGAAATCAGAGATGTCGAACCATCCTTACATCCCACTATGAAGAAGCCCTGGAGATTGAAGGAGCGAAGCTGTTTATTATTAAAGGGCTTGACCGTGAAAGAATGAGAAATGAAATCGGAAGGGAAATCTCTTATTATGTGGATCATTCACTTGTAGAAATAGAAAGCAATGCGGCCTTTCCTAGGGAGGCAGTAACAATAGCGCGTCTTATGGGATTAGACAGAGAGTTCGTTGAACTGATAATAAGAAAGCTGAAGGAGAGTTGCGAATGA
- a CDS encoding MaoC family dehydratase, whose translation MKFEDFFVGQSFSTRRKITAEMVDSFANLTGDRNPVHTDEEFARKSRFGRRIAHGMLSVGIISAILGNEFPGPGSIYMKQEVRFLKPIFLEEEVLITIEILEIKVEKKRLSVRTTVEKNNGEMAVDGEALLLFEGE comes from the coding sequence ATGAAATTCGAAGACTTCTTCGTGGGCCAGAGTTTCTCAACCAGAAGAAAAATTACAGCCGAAATGGTTGACTCCTTTGCGAACTTGACCGGAGACAGGAATCCCGTTCACACAGATGAGGAATTCGCAAGAAAGTCGCGTTTTGGCAGAAGAATCGCTCATGGAATGCTGTCTGTGGGGATAATTTCCGCGATTCTAGGAAATGAATTCCCTGGACCCGGCTCCATATACATGAAACAGGAGGTAAGATTCCTCAAACCAATATTTCTTGAAGAAGAAGTGTTAATTACTATAGAAATCCTCGAAATCAAAGTTGAGAAAAAGAGATTATCTGTAAGAACAACCGTAGAAAAAAACAACGGAGAGATGGCAGTTGACGGAGAGGCGCTTCTACTATTCGAGGGAGAATGA
- the kdd gene encoding L-erythro-3,5-diaminohexanoate dehydrogenase, whose translation MKGCPYGSHRVIEPAGFLPQAALRIDNSLDLYDNEILVDVTTLNVDSASFTQIREACEDDVTKISSMIMDIVRERGKLQNPVTGSGGMFIGKVSKIGKDLLRRDLEIGDTIASLVSLSLTPLNIERIVQVHLEKDQIDIEGKAVLFESGIYARLPSDIPPKMALAVLDVAGAPAQVDKLVKKGMNVAILGGGGKSGLLCCYAAMKKCRDSGKVVVVEYSVENAERIRKLGLAHEVIIADATKPLEVYEKITEFTQGDLCDVVINNVNVPGTEMGSILCAKDNGIVYFFSMATSFTRAALGAEGVGKDITMMIGNGYTKGHAEFALGILRESSEIRRLFQKLYI comes from the coding sequence GTGAAAGGATGCCCTTATGGAAGTCACAGAGTGATCGAGCCCGCGGGATTCCTTCCGCAGGCAGCGTTAAGGATCGACAACTCTTTGGACCTATACGATAATGAAATCCTGGTGGACGTCACAACTTTAAACGTGGACTCGGCAAGTTTTACTCAGATAAGAGAAGCCTGTGAAGATGATGTGACAAAAATCTCGTCCATGATTATGGATATAGTAAGGGAGAGAGGTAAGCTGCAGAATCCAGTTACGGGTTCAGGGGGGATGTTTATCGGAAAAGTGTCAAAGATCGGGAAAGACCTTTTGAGACGAGATTTAGAGATAGGCGATACTATTGCGTCTCTTGTTTCGCTATCGCTGACACCTTTAAATATCGAAAGGATTGTTCAAGTACATCTCGAAAAGGACCAGATAGATATTGAAGGAAAGGCAGTGTTATTTGAAAGCGGAATTTACGCACGGCTACCGTCAGATATCCCCCCTAAAATGGCCCTGGCGGTACTTGATGTTGCTGGTGCACCGGCACAGGTTGACAAACTAGTAAAAAAGGGTATGAATGTAGCAATTCTTGGAGGCGGCGGAAAATCCGGCTTACTCTGTTGTTATGCAGCTATGAAGAAGTGTCGCGATTCGGGGAAGGTTGTTGTAGTAGAATATTCAGTGGAGAATGCAGAGAGAATTCGAAAGCTTGGCCTTGCCCACGAAGTTATCATTGCCGATGCAACAAAACCTCTCGAAGTCTATGAAAAAATCACTGAGTTTACACAAGGCGATCTCTGTGATGTGGTGATTAATAATGTCAATGTTCCCGGAACAGAGATGGGGTCTATTCTATGTGCAAAAGACAACGGAATTGTATATTTCTTCAGCATGGCTACATCTTTTACCAGAGCCGCGCTGGGCGCTGAAGGTGTTGGAAAGGATATTACAATGATGATAGGGAATGGATATACTAAGGGCCATGCTGAGTTTGCGCTAGGAATCTTAAGGGAATCTAGTGAAATTAGAAGGCTTTTTCAAAAGCTATACATTTGA
- the kamA gene encoding lysine 2,3-aminomutase, whose amino-acid sequence MRDYREIPMWRDVTPAQWSDWRWQVANRVKTVDALRQIIDITEEEAHGVAECLRTLRMSITPYYATLMDPNNQRCPIRRQAVPTDKELKIDKWDMIDPLHEDEDSPVPGLTHRYPDRVLFLITDQCSMYCRHCTRRRFAGQLDRARTRKEIDDAIEYIRETPEVRDVLLSGGDALLVGDDYLEYILNELREIPHVEIIRIGTRTPVVLPQRVTPELVKMIRKYHPVWINTHFNHPLEITPDSTRACEMLADGGIPLGNQSVLLRGVNDSPYIMMELVHQLVKIRVRPYYIYQCDLSQGIGHFRTSIRKGIGIMESLIGNTSGLCVPTFVVDAPGGGGKIRVMPQYNISESDRVVVLRNYEGVITTYHEPDDTSSDVDDRVYREKYEFTGVSDLLYGNSMSFEPTTLQRRDRIKKWKEKKVRK is encoded by the coding sequence ATGCGTGACTACAGAGAAATACCAATGTGGAGAGATGTAACACCTGCTCAGTGGAGTGACTGGCGGTGGCAGGTAGCCAACAGAGTCAAGACCGTTGATGCGTTAAGGCAGATTATCGACATCACCGAAGAAGAAGCTCATGGAGTCGCCGAATGTCTCAGAACGCTACGAATGTCAATAACACCTTACTACGCAACGCTGATGGACCCCAATAATCAAAGATGCCCTATACGAAGGCAGGCCGTTCCAACCGACAAAGAGCTAAAAATCGACAAATGGGATATGATAGATCCGCTTCACGAAGATGAGGACTCTCCTGTACCAGGACTAACTCACAGATACCCCGATCGTGTCCTCTTCCTTATAACCGACCAGTGTTCGATGTACTGCAGGCATTGTACTAGAAGAAGATTCGCTGGACAGCTCGACAGGGCGAGAACCCGGAAGGAAATCGATGATGCTATTGAATATATCCGGGAAACTCCTGAAGTAAGAGATGTCTTGCTTTCCGGGGGAGACGCATTACTTGTTGGAGACGATTATCTGGAGTACATTCTCAACGAACTCAGGGAGATCCCCCATGTTGAGATTATTAGAATTGGAACTAGGACGCCCGTCGTTCTCCCACAGAGAGTTACTCCAGAACTCGTGAAGATGATCAGAAAATATCATCCCGTATGGATAAATACTCACTTCAATCATCCTCTCGAAATCACTCCCGATTCAACCAGGGCATGCGAAATGCTCGCAGATGGAGGTATACCACTGGGAAACCAGTCGGTACTCCTCAGAGGAGTTAACGATTCTCCATATATAATGATGGAACTAGTGCATCAGTTAGTCAAGATCAGAGTGAGACCGTATTACATATATCAGTGTGATCTCTCTCAGGGAATCGGTCATTTCAGAACCTCAATTAGAAAAGGTATTGGAATCATGGAATCATTGATCGGCAACACGTCGGGATTATGCGTTCCAACATTCGTCGTTGACGCTCCAGGTGGGGGCGGTAAGATTCGAGTAATGCCTCAGTACAATATTTCCGAATCAGACAGAGTCGTCGTTCTGAGAAACTACGAAGGAGTAATCACCACATATCATGAGCCAGATGACACTTCTAGCGATGTTGATGACAGAGTGTACAGAGAGAAATACGAGTTCACAGGAGTATCAGATCTTCTTTACGGAAATTCGATGAGTTTCGAGCCTACGACACTTCAAAGAAGAGACAGGATAAAGAAGTGGAAGGAGAAGAAGGTGAGAAAATGA
- the kamB gene encoding lysine 5,6-aminomutase reactivase subunit KamB, with translation MKRRIRISDLAEGIEVISVIGLEKNTGKTVVLNQMLKEFREKGTTAGVTSTGLEGEKRDQVYLNEKPEITLSRGTYFVTSERDFRHRSFSATVIDLRDYRSPLGRTVFARAEADGKVIISGPSILEYLSEAVNTMRSYGCEKILIDGSTSRMSPGTPLVSDGVILATGAALSMNLEELCRKTSFVVRLLSLPGTELELHKRIAPLGTGLWVEKDGVFERLSPSPLTAKSLKHELAGRTIYINGSLTCSVLLALAEKNTRIILKDFSQVFFDELTLAKYERAGGHLEVLHPTHLIAVTVNPLAPNGFKIQSDKLIKSLESKIDVPVLDVLEESSN, from the coding sequence ATGAAGCGTCGGATCAGAATATCAGATTTGGCCGAGGGAATTGAAGTAATATCGGTGATCGGTCTTGAGAAGAATACAGGAAAGACTGTTGTTTTGAACCAAATGCTAAAAGAATTTCGAGAAAAGGGCACAACTGCAGGAGTAACATCTACCGGCCTAGAGGGTGAAAAGAGAGACCAAGTTTACCTTAATGAGAAGCCGGAGATAACTCTAAGCAGAGGGACTTATTTCGTCACATCTGAGAGGGATTTCCGTCATCGAAGTTTTTCTGCTACCGTAATAGATTTGAGAGACTACAGATCTCCTCTAGGAAGAACGGTTTTTGCGCGGGCGGAAGCCGATGGGAAAGTCATAATATCGGGGCCATCTATTCTTGAATATCTGAGTGAAGCTGTAAACACAATGAGATCCTACGGTTGTGAAAAGATACTGATCGACGGCTCAACTTCAAGAATGAGTCCGGGTACGCCTCTAGTTTCGGACGGAGTTATTCTCGCCACCGGTGCGGCATTATCGATGAATTTGGAGGAACTGTGTAGGAAGACCAGTTTTGTAGTGAGATTGCTTTCTCTTCCAGGCACAGAACTCGAGCTCCACAAAAGAATTGCTCCGCTAGGAACCGGTTTGTGGGTAGAGAAAGACGGAGTTTTCGAAAGATTAAGCCCTTCTCCATTAACAGCAAAATCCTTGAAGCATGAACTTGCCGGGAGAACGATTTACATTAATGGTTCGCTTACATGTTCAGTTCTTCTTGCCTTAGCAGAAAAGAATACTAGAATCATCTTGAAGGATTTTTCACAAGTTTTCTTTGACGAGTTAACTCTCGCAAAGTATGAAAGAGCGGGAGGCCACCTAGAAGTCTTGCATCCGACGCACCTGATCGCAGTCACAGTGAATCCGTTAGCACCGAACGGGTTCAAGATTCAATCAGATAAACTTATAAAGTCACTTGAAAGCAAGATTGATGTGCCAGTACTAGACGTTTTGGAGGAGAGTTCAAATTGA